The Rhodococcus sp. X156 genome window below encodes:
- a CDS encoding IclR family transcriptional regulator has translation MTVTADAPAALTEDPERGSRGGVVERVIRILDAFTEAPGRLKLEQVGQITGLPRSTAFRLLGQLVDLQWIEHEGEGYSLGPRTALLSTQHSSYEEIRAAGSAALTELQLATRTVVHLSVLEGAVVRYLDKIGGAAAASVPSRVGARILAPDTVSGRAMLACLTPEQVDRALAGSYPAGASMDTLHRQLSDIRRRQGVAAMTAASSTSGISSLAVPVLGPRGLVAAVSVAARGELPASRIAPLVHRVARSISRNLYPDWAGAAPR, from the coding sequence ATGACCGTCACTGCCGACGCCCCTGCTGCGCTCACCGAGGACCCGGAACGGGGCTCGCGGGGCGGTGTGGTGGAACGCGTCATCCGCATCCTCGACGCGTTCACCGAAGCACCCGGCCGGCTGAAGCTGGAGCAGGTCGGGCAGATCACCGGGCTGCCCCGGTCCACGGCGTTCCGCCTGCTCGGCCAGCTGGTCGACCTGCAGTGGATCGAGCACGAGGGCGAGGGCTACTCGCTCGGTCCGCGCACCGCCCTGCTCAGCACGCAGCACTCCAGCTACGAGGAGATCCGGGCGGCCGGCAGCGCCGCGCTCACCGAGCTGCAGCTAGCCACCCGTACGGTGGTGCACCTGTCGGTGCTGGAGGGCGCGGTGGTGCGCTACCTGGACAAGATCGGTGGTGCGGCTGCAGCATCGGTGCCGTCCCGGGTGGGAGCGCGGATCCTCGCCCCCGACACCGTCAGCGGGCGGGCGATGCTGGCGTGCCTGACCCCGGAGCAGGTGGACCGTGCCCTGGCCGGCTCCTACCCGGCCGGGGCCAGCATGGACACGCTGCACCGGCAGCTCTCCGACATCCGGCGACGCCAGGGGGTGGCGGCCATGACCGCGGCGTCGAGCACCAGCGGCATCAGCTCGCTGGCCGTGCCCGTGCTGGGACCGCGGGGCCTGGTGGCCGCCGTGTCGGTCGCCGCCCGCGGGGAGCTGCCGGCCAGCCGGATCGCACCGCTGGTGCACCGGGTGGCCCGCTCCATCTCGCGCAACCTCTACCCCGACTGGGCCGGTGCCGCACCGCGATAG
- a CDS encoding amidohydrolase family protein: MSELPIIDMHTHVQRDDAHGHEMRDYFLTPHLVKPGAPNLGTLPELLEMMDQVGISAMNMLMFTWSGRYLRHGTYLLPDDAAERDRASAELRARVTRRVSDNNTWASAIAAENPRVGYFAGVNPVVMGAEGAVQEVVAQRERGALGVKLVPSDMGVPGEDPVLFPLYDYCVEQGVPVLTETGGHSPHSAPAGFAGALAAFPQLQLVFAHCGHDRELGHGLDEQVLELAARYDGVHGDTSLRLHEVADGTVAPEEMVAFLRKIGTERVMFGTNYVFSDLLPERPGHRPAPEHVDPRFTQVWKSVDVLQTLPLSDTERLALASGNFTRLTGFAPPR; encoded by the coding sequence ATGAGCGAGCTGCCGATCATCGACATGCACACCCACGTGCAGCGCGACGACGCGCACGGGCACGAGATGCGCGACTACTTCCTCACCCCGCACCTGGTGAAGCCCGGGGCGCCCAACCTCGGCACCCTCCCCGAGCTGCTGGAGATGATGGACCAGGTGGGCATCAGCGCGATGAACATGCTGATGTTCACCTGGAGCGGGCGCTACCTCCGGCACGGCACCTACCTGCTGCCCGACGACGCCGCCGAGCGCGACCGCGCCAGCGCCGAGCTGCGCGCGCGGGTGACCCGCCGTGTCAGCGACAACAACACCTGGGCGTCGGCGATCGCGGCGGAGAACCCCCGGGTGGGCTACTTCGCCGGGGTGAACCCGGTGGTGATGGGCGCCGAGGGGGCCGTGCAGGAGGTGGTGGCCCAGCGCGAGCGCGGGGCCCTCGGGGTGAAGCTGGTGCCCTCGGACATGGGCGTGCCGGGGGAGGACCCCGTGCTGTTCCCGCTCTACGACTACTGCGTGGAGCAGGGCGTCCCGGTGCTCACCGAGACGGGCGGGCACAGCCCGCACAGCGCACCCGCGGGGTTCGCCGGCGCGCTGGCCGCGTTTCCCCAGCTGCAGCTGGTCTTCGCCCACTGCGGGCACGACCGGGAGCTGGGCCACGGCCTGGACGAGCAGGTGCTGGAGCTGGCGGCGCGCTACGACGGGGTGCACGGCGACACCTCGCTGCGGCTGCACGAGGTGGCCGACGGCACCGTGGCGCCGGAGGAGATGGTCGCCTTCCTGCGCAAGATCGGCACCGAGCGGGTGATGTTCGGGACCAACTACGTCTTCTCCGACCTGCTGCCCGAGCGGCCGGGCCACCGCCCGGCACCCGAGCACGTCGACCCCCGGTTCACCCAGGTGTGGAAGTCGGTGGACGTGCTCCAGACGCTGCCGCTCTCCGACACCGAGCGCCTCGCCCTGGCGTCGGGCAACTTCACCCGCCTGACGGGGTTCGCCCCGCCCCGCTGA
- a CDS encoding SDR family NAD(P)-dependent oxidoreductase: MIADLLGLAGRTALVTGGGNGIARATCLQLAEAGCDVAVVDLDLAAAEGTAAEVRALGRRAVAIARDLTDRAAPRSMVAEAVDALGSISVAVNVCGGTAGVNKPFLDLDVADWQRPMDLNLVSTFLSCQAEAIAMVQAGLAGAIVNVGSSSGMTAAPNLAAYGAANAGIIHFTKTAAVELAPYGIRVNCLVPGTHWSKKTREHATSPDSPPQVRQFFADAATATPLGRLGEPADSAGVALFLASQLSAYLTGHSVVSDGGILHTTARPAFGGQQVPEAIRSWVDGSARPTGPHEGTSA, translated from the coding sequence GTGATCGCCGATCTGCTCGGACTCGCCGGGCGCACCGCGCTGGTGACCGGCGGGGGCAACGGCATCGCCCGCGCCACCTGCCTGCAGCTGGCCGAGGCCGGCTGCGACGTCGCGGTGGTCGACCTGGACCTGGCCGCCGCCGAGGGCACTGCGGCCGAGGTGCGGGCGCTCGGTCGGCGCGCGGTGGCGATCGCCCGCGACCTCACCGACCGCGCCGCGCCGCGGTCGATGGTCGCCGAGGCGGTGGACGCCCTGGGGTCGATCTCGGTGGCGGTGAACGTCTGCGGCGGCACGGCCGGGGTGAACAAGCCGTTCCTGGACCTGGACGTGGCCGACTGGCAGCGGCCGATGGACCTGAACCTGGTGTCCACCTTCCTGTCCTGCCAGGCGGAGGCGATCGCCATGGTGCAGGCCGGGCTAGCCGGCGCCATCGTCAACGTGGGCTCCAGCAGCGGGATGACCGCCGCGCCCAACCTCGCCGCCTACGGAGCGGCCAACGCGGGGATCATCCACTTCACCAAGACCGCCGCCGTCGAGCTCGCCCCGTACGGCATCCGGGTCAACTGCCTGGTGCCGGGCACGCACTGGAGCAAGAAGACCCGCGAGCACGCCACCAGCCCGGACTCCCCGCCGCAGGTGCGCCAGTTCTTCGCCGACGCGGCCACGGCAACCCCGCTGGGTCGCCTGGGTGAGCCGGCAGACAGCGCCGGGGTGGCGCTGTTCCTGGCCTCGCAGCTGTCCGCCTACCTGACCGGGCACTCCGTGGTGTCCGACGGCGGGATCCTGCACACCACCGCCCGGCCGGCCTTCGGCGGGCAGCAGGTGCCGGAGGCGATCCGGTCCTGGGTGGACGGGTCCGCACGGCCCACCGGCCCACACGAGGGGACATCCGCATGA
- a CDS encoding SDR family NAD(P)-dependent oxidoreductase has product MSTIAIVTGASRGIGRAMARRLAAEGIAVAAVSRTLRPGDGNLEGSLEETVALIRADGGTAEPFVVDLGAPELDRAALVAEISATMGGPVDILINNAAAARRYETLFVDMPREWFLDSVETNVWNTWDLMKAVIPGMRAQGAGWILNISSRQSGPRVGPPFAPHPLAGSVLYGGTKAMIDRITTGAAMELYDDHIAVNALAPNRGVATAHAAAAVPGWPSEPEETMAEAALLLCTADPAEMTGRVAYSLPLLKELNRPVRTLDGTQLLSGWQPEDLDEGGFLPDYLRFNPAPPVPEGLLSAKVSG; this is encoded by the coding sequence ATGAGCACAATCGCGATCGTCACCGGGGCCAGCAGGGGAATCGGCCGGGCCATGGCCCGCCGGCTCGCCGCGGAGGGAATCGCCGTGGCCGCGGTGTCGCGGACGCTGCGTCCCGGCGACGGCAACCTGGAGGGCTCGCTGGAGGAGACCGTCGCCCTGATCCGCGCGGACGGCGGCACCGCTGAGCCGTTCGTGGTCGACCTGGGCGCCCCGGAGCTCGACCGAGCGGCGCTGGTGGCCGAGATCAGCGCCACGATGGGCGGACCGGTGGACATCCTCATCAACAACGCGGCCGCGGCCCGGCGCTACGAGACCCTGTTCGTGGACATGCCCCGCGAGTGGTTCCTGGACTCCGTGGAGACCAACGTGTGGAACACCTGGGACCTGATGAAGGCCGTCATCCCCGGCATGCGCGCCCAGGGCGCCGGGTGGATCCTGAACATCTCCTCCCGCCAGTCCGGTCCCCGGGTGGGCCCGCCGTTCGCGCCGCACCCGCTGGCCGGCTCGGTGCTCTACGGCGGCACCAAGGCGATGATCGACCGCATCACCACCGGCGCGGCCATGGAGCTCTACGACGACCACATCGCCGTCAACGCCCTCGCCCCCAACCGCGGGGTGGCCACCGCACACGCCGCCGCGGCGGTGCCGGGCTGGCCGTCGGAGCCGGAGGAGACCATGGCCGAGGCGGCGCTGCTGCTGTGCACCGCCGACCCCGCCGAGATGACCGGCCGGGTGGCCTACAGCCTGCCGCTGCTCAAGGAGCTCAACCGCCCGGTGCGCACCCTCGACGGCACGCAGCTGCTGTCGGGCTGGCAGCCCGAGGACCTGGACGAGGGCGGCTTCCTGCCCGACTACCTGCGCTTCAACCCGGCACCGCCGGTGCCCGAGGGGCTGTTGTCCGCGAAGGTCTCCGGGTGA
- a CDS encoding substrate-binding domain-containing protein, translated as MVNGCTVTPLFDALGRFHASVTLAQLAEHRLLSMPVGTGLRAVLDGAAATRGVRLHVSLQAAAADAIADLAAQGLGVGILSTSMAASYQDRLHALPISDNPVSAVLALVWRPDPTAAVREMVAQCRKSLSSAT; from the coding sequence ATGGTCAACGGCTGCACCGTCACGCCGCTGTTCGACGCCCTGGGCCGCTTCCACGCCAGCGTCACCCTCGCGCAACTGGCGGAGCACCGGCTGCTGAGCATGCCGGTGGGCACTGGGCTGCGGGCCGTGCTCGACGGGGCGGCTGCGACCCGTGGGGTGCGTCTGCACGTCAGCCTGCAGGCCGCGGCCGCCGACGCCATTGCCGACCTGGCCGCACAGGGCTTGGGGGTCGGGATCCTCAGCACCTCCATGGCGGCCAGCTACCAGGACCGCCTGCATGCGCTGCCGATCAGCGACAACCCGGTCAGCGCCGTGCTGGCCCTGGTGTGGAGGCCGGACCCCACCGCCGCGGTACGTGAGATGGTGGCGCAGTGCCGCAAGTCTCTCAGCTCAGCGACCTGA
- a CDS encoding YciI family protein, translating into MFLLELTYVAPTDQVDTVRAEHMAWVDAQFQTGVFLLSGRKQAQDGGVILAAGDDRAAVEALVASDPFTVAGVAEYRITQFSATRAAPVLQAVLGPPTA; encoded by the coding sequence GTGTTCCTCCTCGAGCTGACCTACGTGGCCCCGACCGACCAGGTGGACACCGTCCGCGCCGAGCACATGGCCTGGGTGGACGCCCAGTTCCAGACCGGGGTGTTCCTGCTGTCCGGCCGCAAGCAGGCGCAGGACGGTGGGGTGATCCTGGCGGCCGGCGACGACCGCGCCGCGGTCGAGGCGCTCGTCGCCAGCGACCCCTTCACCGTGGCCGGCGTCGCCGAGTACCGCATCACCCAGTTCAGCGCCACCCGCGCCGCGCCAGTGCTGCAGGCGGTCCTGGGCCCGCCGACCGCCTAG
- a CDS encoding MarR family transcriptional regulator: protein MTDPVEAIELETMILGRYVLQQARGGAAQGQLDRSAYLLLSRLEAEGPMSIGQLSDAFGLDSSTLNRQTAAMVRSGVAERIPDPDGGLARKFRVTELGRQRLAVVRDANVAGLRQVMEDWSAEDVELLGTMLRRFNRDIADRDGRPWPRS, encoded by the coding sequence GTGACGGACCCGGTCGAGGCGATCGAGCTCGAGACGATGATTCTCGGGCGCTACGTGCTGCAGCAGGCGCGCGGCGGCGCCGCCCAGGGGCAGCTCGACCGCAGCGCCTACCTGCTGCTGAGCCGGCTGGAGGCTGAGGGGCCGATGTCGATCGGCCAGCTCAGCGACGCCTTCGGCCTGGACTCCTCCACCCTGAACCGGCAGACGGCGGCCATGGTCCGCTCGGGCGTCGCCGAGCGAATCCCGGACCCCGACGGCGGCCTGGCCCGCAAGTTCCGGGTGACCGAGCTCGGCCGGCAACGCCTGGCGGTGGTGCGCGACGCCAACGTCGCGGGCCTGCGCCAGGTGATGGAGGACTGGTCCGCGGAGGACGTGGAGCTGCTGGGGACGATGCTGCGCCGGTTCAACCGCGACATCGCTGATCGCGACGGGCGGCCCTGGCCGCGGTCCTGA
- a CDS encoding MFS transporter: MHDAYERVESPLVPTANSAPASARSVPTPPVHSNAIVVVLAVAGITAAIMQTLVVPLIGDLPTLLHTSTSNAYWVITATLLTAAVCTPVSGRLGDLYGKRRIMLICSGSLVVGSVVCALSSAVLPMIIGRGLQGAGMGLIPLGISAMRDVLPREKLGSSIALMSASMGVGGALGLPISAAVAEHTSWRVLFWGATALAALVAVLIFKFVPTTPVTGGGRFDPVGAIGLGIGLVCLLLGVSKGGDWGWDSANTIGLLVAAVVVLLAWGWFELRSSDPLVDLRVTARPVVLLTNLASVVIGFAMYAQSLIIPQLLQLPRETGYGLGQSMVNMGLWMLPGGFMMMAISPLGAKLSHLRGPKITLALGSAVVAIGYVSAVLMMGTTWGLLISVCIISGGVGMAYGAMPALIMGSVPLSETGSANSFNTLMRSIGTSVSAAVVGVVLAQMTTDFGGRALPSEAGFQTGLLIGAGVAAVAAVIALAIPKRASLAAEDHIEHDEPVAVAR; the protein is encoded by the coding sequence ATGCATGATGCATACGAACGAGTAGAGTCCCCGCTCGTGCCTACTGCCAACTCCGCTCCCGCTTCGGCGCGCTCGGTCCCGACGCCTCCCGTCCACTCGAACGCGATCGTCGTGGTGCTTGCCGTCGCCGGCATCACCGCGGCCATCATGCAGACCCTGGTGGTCCCGCTCATCGGCGACCTGCCCACGCTGCTGCACACCTCCACGTCGAACGCCTACTGGGTGATCACCGCGACGCTGCTGACCGCCGCGGTCTGCACCCCGGTCAGCGGCCGGCTCGGCGACCTCTACGGCAAGCGCCGGATCATGCTGATCTGCTCCGGCTCGCTGGTGGTGGGCTCGGTGGTCTGCGCACTCTCCTCCGCGGTCCTGCCGATGATCATCGGTCGCGGCCTGCAGGGCGCCGGCATGGGCCTGATCCCGCTCGGCATCAGCGCCATGCGCGACGTGCTTCCCCGCGAGAAGCTCGGCTCGTCCATCGCCCTGATGAGTGCCTCGATGGGCGTCGGTGGCGCACTGGGCCTGCCGATCTCGGCCGCAGTGGCCGAGCACACCAGCTGGCGGGTGCTCTTCTGGGGCGCCACCGCCCTCGCCGCGCTGGTCGCGGTGCTGATCTTCAAGTTCGTCCCCACCACCCCGGTCACCGGTGGTGGGCGGTTCGACCCGGTGGGCGCGATCGGGCTGGGCATCGGCCTGGTGTGCCTGCTGCTCGGCGTCTCCAAGGGTGGCGACTGGGGCTGGGACAGCGCCAACACCATCGGCCTGCTGGTCGCCGCAGTGGTCGTGCTGCTGGCGTGGGGCTGGTTCGAGCTGCGCAGCTCCGACCCGCTGGTCGACCTGCGCGTCACCGCCCGCCCCGTGGTGCTGCTGACCAACCTCGCCTCGGTGGTCATCGGCTTCGCGATGTACGCCCAGTCGCTGATCATCCCGCAGCTGCTGCAGCTGCCCAGGGAGACCGGCTACGGCCTGGGCCAGAGCATGGTGAACATGGGTCTGTGGATGCTGCCGGGTGGCTTCATGATGATGGCCATCTCCCCGCTGGGCGCGAAGCTGTCCCACCTGCGCGGACCCAAGATCACCCTGGCGCTGGGCTCCGCGGTGGTGGCGATCGGCTACGTCAGCGCCGTGCTGATGATGGGCACCACCTGGGGCCTGCTGATCTCGGTGTGCATCATCAGCGGCGGCGTCGGCATGGCCTACGGCGCCATGCCTGCCCTGATCATGGGCTCGGTCCCGCTGTCGGAGACCGGGTCGGCCAACAGCTTCAACACGCTGATGCGCTCCATCGGCACCTCGGTCTCGGCCGCTGTGGTCGGCGTGGTGCTGGCGCAGATGACCACCGACTTCGGCGGGCGCGCGCTGCCCAGCGAGGCCGGGTTCCAGACCGGTCTGCTCATCGGGGCCGGAGTGGCCGCGGTGGCCGCGGTCATCGCGCTGGCCATCCCCAAGCGCGCCAGCCTGGCGGCGGAGGACCACATCGAGCACGACGAGCCGGTGGCGGTCGCCCGCTAG
- a CDS encoding LLM class flavin-dependent oxidoreductase gives MKNIGFLSFGHWTPSPQSQTRSAADALLQSIDLAVAAEEIGVDGAYFRVHHFARQLASPFPLLAAIGARTSRIEIGTGVIDMRYENPLYMSEDAGAADLIAGGRLQLGISRGSPEQVIEGYRYFGYAPAEGSDDADMAREHTRIFLQTLDGEGFAQPNPRPMFPNPPGLLRLEPHSPGLRERIWWGAGTRRTAEWTAEQGMNLMSSTLLTEDTGVPFHELQAEQIQRFRDAWKVAGHQWEPRVSVSRSIFPVVTDTDRAYFGRESGSQDQVGHLEGGVARFGKTYAGEPDRLVAELAQDEAVAAADTLLLTIPNQLGVDYNVHVLETVLRDLAPALGWR, from the coding sequence ATGAAGAACATCGGGTTCCTGTCCTTTGGTCACTGGACGCCCTCGCCACAGTCGCAGACCCGCTCCGCCGCCGACGCGCTGCTGCAGTCGATCGACCTGGCGGTCGCGGCGGAGGAGATCGGCGTGGACGGCGCGTACTTCCGGGTGCACCACTTCGCCCGCCAGCTGGCGTCACCGTTCCCGCTGCTCGCCGCGATCGGGGCCCGCACCAGCCGCATCGAGATCGGCACCGGCGTCATCGACATGCGCTACGAGAACCCGCTGTACATGAGCGAGGACGCCGGCGCGGCCGACCTCATCGCCGGCGGCCGGCTGCAGCTGGGCATCAGCCGGGGATCGCCGGAGCAGGTGATCGAGGGTTACCGCTACTTCGGCTACGCCCCGGCCGAGGGCTCCGACGACGCCGACATGGCCCGCGAGCACACCCGGATCTTCCTGCAGACCCTGGACGGCGAGGGCTTCGCCCAGCCCAACCCGCGGCCGATGTTCCCCAACCCGCCGGGGCTGCTGCGGCTGGAGCCGCACTCGCCTGGTCTGCGTGAGCGCATCTGGTGGGGCGCGGGCACCCGCAGGACCGCGGAGTGGACGGCCGAGCAGGGCATGAACCTGATGAGCTCCACGCTGCTCACCGAGGACACCGGGGTGCCGTTCCACGAGCTGCAGGCCGAGCAGATCCAGCGCTTCCGGGACGCCTGGAAGGTCGCCGGCCACCAGTGGGAGCCGCGAGTCTCGGTCAGCCGCAGCATCTTCCCCGTGGTCACCGACACCGACCGTGCCTACTTCGGCCGCGAGTCCGGCAGCCAGGACCAGGTCGGCCACCTCGAGGGCGGGGTGGCCCGGTTCGGCAAGACCTACGCGGGCGAGCCGGATCGGCTGGTGGCGGAGCTGGCCCAGGACGAGGCGGTGGCCGCGGCGGACACCCTGCTGCTCACCATCCCGAACCAGCTGGGCGTGGACTACAACGTGCACGTGCTGGAGACGGTGCTGCGCGACCTGGCACCCGCCCTCGGCTGGCGCTGA
- the glsA gene encoding glutaminase A, which produces MEQLSDMNVEGVDQAVSTGDLPRRTRVASLVAEAHERYRDHAEGAVADYIPILAEADPWLFGVCIAQVDGAIHAAGDVSHQFSIQSISKAFVYALVADALGHEIIRKTVGVNNTGLAFNSVMAIELNNGHPMNPMVNAGALATTALMPGEDADQQWAAIQDGLSRFAGRRLELDQQVYDSEARTHQRNRAIARLLESYGRLELDPLEVVDTYTKQCALLVSARDLAIMGGTLAHGGVNPVTGERVVSADVCRDTLAVMAASGMYEQSGEWLFEIGLPGKSGVSGGIVTIAPGKGALGVFSPPLDSAGNSVRGQRATAYLSRALGLNIFASEDPADAS; this is translated from the coding sequence GTGGAGCAGCTCAGCGACATGAACGTGGAGGGCGTCGACCAGGCGGTCTCCACCGGTGACCTGCCCCGGCGGACGCGGGTGGCGTCGCTGGTCGCCGAGGCGCACGAGCGCTACCGGGACCACGCCGAGGGTGCCGTCGCTGACTACATCCCCATCCTGGCGGAGGCGGACCCGTGGCTGTTCGGGGTGTGCATCGCCCAGGTGGACGGTGCCATCCACGCCGCAGGCGACGTCAGCCACCAGTTCTCCATCCAGTCGATCTCCAAGGCCTTCGTCTACGCCCTCGTCGCCGACGCCCTCGGGCACGAGATCATCCGCAAGACGGTGGGCGTGAACAACACCGGCCTGGCCTTCAACTCGGTGATGGCGATCGAGCTGAACAACGGTCACCCGATGAACCCGATGGTCAACGCCGGCGCCCTGGCGACCACCGCCCTCATGCCCGGCGAGGACGCTGACCAGCAGTGGGCGGCGATCCAGGACGGGCTGTCCCGCTTCGCCGGCCGACGCCTGGAGCTGGACCAGCAGGTGTACGACTCCGAGGCGCGCACCCACCAGCGCAACCGGGCCATCGCCCGGCTGCTGGAGAGCTACGGACGCCTGGAGCTGGACCCGCTCGAGGTGGTCGACACCTACACCAAGCAGTGCGCGCTGCTGGTCAGCGCCCGCGACCTCGCCATCATGGGGGGCACCCTCGCCCACGGCGGCGTCAACCCGGTGACCGGCGAGCGCGTGGTGTCCGCCGACGTCTGCCGCGACACCCTCGCGGTGATGGCGGCCAGCGGGATGTACGAGCAGTCCGGCGAGTGGCTCTTCGAGATCGGGCTGCCGGGCAAGTCGGGGGTCAGCGGCGGCATCGTCACCATCGCCCCGGGCAAGGGCGCCCTCGGCGTCTTCTCGCCGCCGCTGGACTCGGCCGGCAACAGCGTCCGCGGGCAGCGGGCCACCGCCTATCTCTCCCGAGCGCTGGGGCTGAACATCTTCGCGTCCGAGGACCCGGCCGACGCGAGCTAG
- a CDS encoding alpha/beta hydrolase, whose product MRELEVQLGRRTVLVRDTGPSGASPIVYFHGTPGSRLDLRFGDAVAASLGVRVVSFDRPGYGRSSPAPYSLTSIAHDVAAVADAVGLDRFATLGWSGGGPFALAAAAVLGERVTRVGVAGGLAPPQLMPGGTAAFTDNDRLALSFLPDEPERAAAQLLVGGAEMLRGLLSVRDDEAAPWIDWMWGETDPEVIAAPALRANLFLLLHEGLRQGPEGIAWDNVAWCGPWGVDLAAVRCPVHLWYGDRDEMVPLANGSWLQEHLPSAELVVCGGEGHLVPMRHWREMASTLAG is encoded by the coding sequence GTGCGCGAGCTCGAGGTTCAGCTGGGTCGTCGGACGGTGCTGGTGCGCGACACCGGCCCCAGCGGCGCGTCGCCGATCGTCTACTTCCACGGCACGCCGGGGTCGCGGTTGGACCTCCGCTTTGGGGACGCGGTGGCCGCGTCCCTGGGGGTCCGGGTGGTCAGCTTCGACCGCCCGGGTTACGGCCGCTCCTCGCCCGCCCCGTACAGCCTCACCAGCATCGCGCACGACGTCGCCGCTGTGGCAGACGCAGTGGGCCTGGACCGGTTCGCCACGCTGGGCTGGTCCGGCGGTGGACCCTTCGCGCTGGCTGCTGCCGCCGTGCTGGGTGAGCGGGTGACCCGCGTCGGCGTGGCCGGTGGCCTCGCCCCGCCGCAGCTGATGCCCGGTGGCACGGCTGCCTTCACCGACAACGATCGCCTGGCGCTGTCCTTCCTGCCCGACGAGCCCGAACGTGCCGCAGCGCAGCTCCTCGTCGGTGGAGCAGAGATGCTGCGCGGACTGCTGTCGGTGCGGGACGACGAGGCTGCGCCGTGGATCGACTGGATGTGGGGCGAGACCGACCCGGAGGTGATCGCCGCCCCGGCGCTCCGGGCGAACCTCTTCCTGCTGCTGCACGAGGGCCTGCGTCAGGGTCCGGAGGGCATCGCCTGGGACAACGTCGCCTGGTGTGGTCCGTGGGGCGTCGACCTGGCGGCGGTCCGGTGCCCCGTCCACCTCTGGTACGGCGACCGAGACGAGATGGTGCCCCTCGCCAACGGGTCGTGGCTGCAGGAGCACCTGCCCAGCGCCGAGCTGGTGGTCTGCGGTGGGGAAGGGCACCTGGTGCCGATGCGGCACTGGCGGGAGATGGCGAGCACCCTCGCGGGCTAG